The Burkholderiales bacterium genome has a window encoding:
- a CDS encoding di-heme oxidoredictase family protein — MRIGLAFTSLYFAFASIADMPPEAPTGFDDRSNGVVNDETHQADQERFEEFDTVQDGLGPLYNAQSCRECHQDPKSGGASQVTELRAGRLGPDHRFQNPRIPIARGAEIISGRTLVNDRAICPNESFPTTEIHERVPQSENIRTTRISLNLLGDGFVEAVADKTLIQLSRKQCRSSDGEICGQVLWVPVVEAPGHTGVGRFGWKNQHSSLLSFSGDSYLNEMGITSRLFPDEITNLCNTVGEPNSTPDQDGMDDVDHFVRFIRSTKAPPRDTVLARTPKAKRGSVLFAKIGCATCHVQTLQTAPPGTKINGGTYTIPEALGGKTFHPFSDFLLHDVGTGDGIVMAVEEHYGRSVRNIKWKNFSFERLQATRNKVRTAPLWGVRLRTRLMHDGASVTFADAIRRHRGEASGSSRNFYELSGGDREALLDFLRSL, encoded by the coding sequence ATGAGAATAGGGCTGGCATTTACTAGTCTTTATTTTGCTTTCGCTTCCATCGCCGATATGCCCCCGGAAGCACCCACCGGCTTCGATGACAGAAGCAACGGCGTGGTGAACGACGAGACCCACCAGGCCGACCAGGAAAGGTTCGAGGAATTTGATACGGTACAAGACGGTCTGGGCCCTCTCTACAATGCACAGTCCTGTCGCGAATGCCACCAGGATCCGAAATCCGGTGGCGCAAGCCAGGTTACGGAATTACGTGCGGGTCGTCTTGGTCCAGACCATCGTTTCCAAAATCCCAGGATTCCGATTGCCCGTGGGGCCGAAATCATCAGTGGCCGTACGCTGGTGAACGACCGCGCCATCTGTCCTAATGAAAGTTTTCCCACCACAGAAATCCATGAACGAGTGCCGCAATCGGAAAACATTCGTACAACTCGCATCTCACTAAATCTTCTGGGCGACGGGTTCGTCGAGGCCGTCGCCGATAAAACCCTGATTCAACTATCCCGCAAGCAATGTCGAAGCAGCGATGGAGAAATCTGCGGCCAAGTGCTGTGGGTCCCTGTCGTGGAAGCTCCCGGGCATACCGGCGTCGGGCGGTTCGGCTGGAAAAACCAGCATTCCAGTCTCCTATCCTTCTCGGGAGATTCCTACCTGAATGAGATGGGAATCACAAGCAGGTTATTTCCGGACGAGATCACGAACTTGTGCAACACCGTAGGTGAACCGAACAGCACGCCGGATCAGGACGGAATGGATGACGTGGATCATTTTGTCCGTTTCATTCGTTCCACTAAAGCCCCGCCGCGTGACACGGTGCTGGCACGGACACCGAAAGCCAAACGAGGCTCCGTGCTATTCGCAAAAATCGGTTGCGCCACCTGCCACGTGCAAACGCTGCAAACGGCTCCCCCAGGAACGAAAATCAACGGTGGAACGTATACGATTCCTGAGGCCCTGGGAGGAAAGACGTTTCATCCGTTCTCGGACTTTCTGCTTCACGACGTCGGAACGGGCGACGGGATCGTTATGGCTGTTGAAGAACACTACGGCCGTAGTGTTCGAAATATCAAATGGAAAAACTTCTCATTCGAGCGCTTGCAGGCAACGCGAAACAAAGTGCGGACGGCCCCGTTATGGGGCGTAAGATTGCGTACCCGCTTGATGCATGATGGCGCTTCGGTCACATTCGCCGACGCGATTCGCCGCCATCGCGGCGAAGCAAGCGGCAGTTCCAGAAATTTTTATGAGCTTTCCGGCGGAGATCGCGAAGCACTGCTGGATTTCTTGAGATCTCTGTAG
- a CDS encoding low molecular weight protein-tyrosine-phosphatase has product MRKVRVLFVCTGNICRSPMAEVVFRRYAEQAGLVRSLTVDSAGTHDFNVGQEPDDRARSVAASRGYEMKGMRARQVRRDDFKYFDYLLAMDEGNLAVLRELCPSNYLRKLGLFMQYSAKFPGLEIPDPYHRGSASFERVLDLVENAAIGLLDHIRRELTAETANGQ; this is encoded by the coding sequence ATGCGCAAAGTTAGGGTTCTTTTTGTTTGTACGGGTAATATCTGCCGTTCGCCAATGGCGGAAGTAGTGTTCAGGCGCTATGCGGAGCAAGCTGGACTTGTCCGTTCCCTGACGGTGGATTCAGCCGGGACTCATGATTTCAACGTCGGGCAGGAACCCGACGATCGTGCGCGCAGCGTTGCTGCAAGCAGAGGGTACGAAATGAAAGGCATGCGCGCGCGTCAGGTAAGGCGAGACGATTTCAAATATTTTGATTATCTTCTGGCAATGGACGAAGGAAATCTGGCGGTCCTGAGAGAGCTTTGTCCTTCGAACTACTTGCGCAAGCTTGGGTTGTTCATGCAGTACAGCGCCAAATTCCCGGGCCTGGAAATTCCTGATCCATACCATCGTGGCAGCGCCAGCTTCGAACGGGTATTGGATTTGGTGGAGAACGCCGCCATCGGCCTGCTCGATCATATACGACGCGAACTAACCGCCGAAACCGCAAACGGGCAGTGA
- a CDS encoding MarC family protein, protein MDISFVSATILLLLVVDPFGNIPLFIAALASTKSARRSGVVLRECGIAYVVLLAFMFFGVWFMRLLQLTDASLGIAGGVILFLIALRMIFRHPEGIFGEGVGGEPFIVPLAIPSIAGPSALATVLLLVSKEPSRIIEWIGALTLAIGISALVLVLGERISKLVGERGIMAFQRLMGLILTAIAIQMLLQGIETFVRHLQERF, encoded by the coding sequence GTGGACATATCCTTCGTTTCGGCAACGATTCTACTGCTGCTCGTTGTAGACCCGTTTGGCAACATCCCGCTATTCATCGCGGCGCTAGCCAGTACCAAAAGCGCGCGCAGGTCCGGTGTTGTTCTTCGGGAATGTGGCATCGCGTATGTCGTGCTGCTCGCTTTCATGTTTTTCGGTGTATGGTTCATGCGCTTGTTGCAGCTCACAGATGCGTCACTTGGCATTGCTGGCGGCGTAATTTTGTTCCTGATCGCGCTACGCATGATATTCCGGCACCCGGAAGGAATTTTTGGGGAAGGCGTCGGAGGTGAGCCTTTTATCGTGCCGCTAGCCATTCCTTCCATCGCCGGGCCGTCAGCGCTCGCTACTGTGTTGCTCCTAGTGTCAAAAGAGCCTTCGCGAATTATCGAGTGGATCGGGGCGCTTACTCTTGCAATCGGTATTTCTGCACTGGTCCTGGTCTTGGGTGAACGCATCAGCAAGCTCGTCGGAGAACGTGGAATTATGGCGTTTCAGCGCCTGATGGGTTTGATACTGACCGCGATCGCAATACAAATGCTGTTGCAGGGCATAGAAACGTTCGTGCGCCATTTGCAAGAAAGGTTTTGA
- a CDS encoding Rne/Rng family ribonuclease → MKRMLFNATQSEELRVAIVDGQKLIDLDIESAGKEQRKSNIYKGAITRIEPSLEAAFVDYGGERHGFLPFKEVARSYFKPGDNVDPARARIQDALREGQELIIQVDKDERGTKGAALTTFISLAGRYLVLMPNNPRGGGVSRRVEGEERNELRDLMAQLNVPQGMSIIGRTAGIGRSLEELQWDLNYLLQLWEAIENAAKKEKAPSLIYLESSLVVRAIRDYFHPEIGEILIDTEAIYDQARQFMSHVMPSNVDRIKLYKDDVPLFSRFQIEHQIETAFSRQVLLPSGGAIVIDHTEALVSIDVNSARATRGADIEQTALHTNIEAADEIARQLRLRDLGGLIVIDFIDMEIQRNQREVENRLREALRYDRARVQMGKISRFGLMELSRQRLQPSLGETSHMPCPRCHGTGHIRGTESSALHILRILQEEAMKENSAVIYAQLPVDVATFLLNEKRSEIHTIEARFRVSVVLIPNIHLETPNYNVSRLRHDEASQAEPAASYKMVEAPIAETAPAAAGQEAKPPRPQAAVQGIAIGQPAPVMRPGGRTLITKILGWFKAEEKEKVVEKPKIPERMRGRGRERFEKRQAQKERAESKFAPRGIQPPQRQRSHDRADNLLRQKQVQQRPEPKLEPTVAKPAKPDLPQDMGEYRGRRGRRGRRDRGERKDVQASTVQHVAKPTSTAPVTSVSEPDYSESKNAPPQQTDEVRPANNMSLPVEVQQPAPVQNVQDNVQISEAPTPAKVLAELYQSGEPGELVQIETSPEKAVITAIESQDIESPHRVRRVRPVQILGDDEQLEQVETRK, encoded by the coding sequence ATGAAACGCATGTTGTTTAACGCGACGCAATCCGAGGAGTTGCGCGTCGCGATAGTCGATGGTCAAAAGCTCATTGACCTCGATATTGAATCCGCAGGTAAAGAGCAACGCAAAAGCAATATATACAAGGGTGCGATCACCCGCATTGAACCCAGCTTAGAGGCCGCCTTCGTTGATTACGGCGGCGAACGACATGGGTTTCTACCCTTTAAGGAAGTCGCCCGTTCCTATTTCAAACCCGGAGATAACGTCGACCCGGCGCGTGCGCGCATTCAGGATGCGCTGCGCGAAGGACAAGAACTCATCATCCAGGTGGACAAGGATGAACGCGGGACTAAAGGCGCGGCGCTTACTACCTTTATAAGCCTCGCCGGGCGCTATCTGGTGCTCATGCCCAATAATCCCCGAGGCGGAGGCGTCTCACGACGTGTTGAAGGCGAGGAGCGAAATGAACTGCGAGACTTAATGGCGCAGCTCAACGTTCCCCAAGGCATGAGCATCATCGGCCGGACCGCCGGCATCGGCAGAAGCCTCGAAGAATTGCAATGGGATTTAAATTACCTGTTGCAGTTATGGGAGGCCATAGAAAACGCCGCTAAAAAGGAAAAGGCCCCTTCCCTGATTTACCTGGAAAGCAGTCTCGTTGTCCGCGCCATTCGCGATTATTTCCATCCAGAGATCGGCGAAATTTTAATTGACACTGAGGCTATCTACGATCAAGCAAGGCAGTTCATGAGTCATGTGATGCCGAGCAATGTCGACCGCATTAAGCTTTACAAGGACGATGTGCCGCTATTCTCGCGTTTTCAGATCGAACATCAGATTGAAACCGCGTTTTCGCGTCAGGTTCTCCTGCCCTCCGGTGGTGCCATTGTCATAGATCACACCGAGGCACTGGTATCGATTGATGTGAACTCGGCGCGCGCAACACGTGGAGCTGATATCGAACAGACGGCACTGCATACCAATATTGAGGCGGCTGATGAAATTGCCCGCCAATTGCGGCTGCGAGACTTGGGGGGCTTAATCGTAATCGATTTTATCGATATGGAAATCCAGCGCAATCAGCGCGAAGTAGAGAATCGTTTGCGCGAAGCGCTTCGCTACGACCGCGCACGTGTGCAGATGGGCAAAATCTCGCGTTTCGGCCTAATGGAATTGTCACGCCAACGGCTGCAACCCTCGTTGGGCGAAACCAGCCACATGCCTTGCCCGCGCTGTCACGGCACCGGGCACATCCGCGGAACGGAATCGTCAGCCCTGCACATCCTGAGAATTCTTCAGGAGGAGGCCATGAAAGAGAATAGTGCTGTGATCTACGCCCAGCTTCCGGTCGATGTAGCGACATTCCTGCTTAATGAAAAGCGCTCGGAGATCCACACCATCGAAGCCCGTTTTCGGGTTAGCGTAGTGCTAATCCCGAACATCCATCTGGAAACGCCGAACTATAACGTCTCGCGCTTGCGCCACGACGAAGCTTCACAGGCCGAGCCTGCGGCGAGCTATAAAATGGTCGAAGCACCGATTGCGGAGACCGCGCCTGCGGCCGCGGGACAAGAGGCAAAGCCTCCTCGCCCGCAAGCCGCAGTCCAAGGCATTGCCATAGGCCAGCCCGCCCCGGTCATGCGACCTGGCGGGCGTACGCTTATTACAAAAATTCTCGGATGGTTTAAGGCCGAGGAAAAGGAAAAAGTAGTTGAAAAGCCCAAAATACCTGAGCGCATGCGCGGACGGGGGCGCGAGCGCTTTGAGAAGCGGCAAGCGCAAAAAGAGCGCGCTGAGAGCAAATTTGCGCCAAGGGGAATTCAGCCGCCGCAACGGCAACGCTCGCATGACCGCGCGGACAACCTGCTGCGGCAAAAACAGGTGCAGCAACGGCCTGAGCCGAAATTAGAACCTACTGTGGCAAAACCTGCGAAGCCCGATTTGCCGCAAGACATGGGCGAGTATCGAGGTCGGCGCGGCAGGCGGGGCAGGCGCGACCGGGGCGAGCGTAAAGACGTACAGGCCTCGACGGTACAGCATGTGGCCAAACCGACGTCCACCGCCCCGGTGACATCCGTTTCAGAGCCGGACTATTCAGAATCCAAAAATGCGCCGCCACAGCAAACTGACGAGGTCAGGCCGGCAAACAACATGAGCCTTCCTGTTGAGGTTCAGCAGCCTGCACCTGTTCAGAATGTGCAGGACAATGTGCAAATCAGCGAAGCCCCGACGCCGGCAAAAGTTCTCGCGGAGCTCTATCAATCCGGGGAACCCGGCGAGTTGGTGCAAATCGAAACGAGCCCCGAGAAAGCCGTTATCACGGCAATCGAATCGCAGGATATCGAATCGCCGCATAGGGTGCGGCGCGTCAGACCCGTTCAGATTCTTGGCGACGATGAGCAGCTGGAACAGGTGGAAACGCGCAAGTAG
- a CDS encoding RluA family pseudouridine synthase, translated as MKDLSKASASRRSIEEDSENQRIDNYLSKVLKGVPKSHIYRILRSGEVRVNGKRIEPNYRLKIGDTLRLPPVRTAKPVKQAGNAFPNLRLEVLFEDDVLLVINKPAGVAVHGGSGVSSGIVELLRMRKPKAPFLELVHRLDRETSGVLLLAKKRSALITLHQRLREGQVEKRYLAMVKGRWINQKQSVELPLHKYVTAAGERRVTVNPRGQAAHTLFYLRKSWQEFSLLEAELKTGRTHQIRAHLAHLGFPILGDPKYGDFALNRFLATRGLKRMFLHAFRLVVQHPRTGQALRLDAPLPTDLEQFVDELGRPM; from the coding sequence ATGAAGGATTTAAGTAAAGCTTCGGCTTCGCGCAGGAGCATTGAAGAAGACAGCGAAAATCAGCGCATCGACAATTACTTGTCGAAGGTTTTAAAAGGAGTTCCTAAAAGCCATATTTACCGGATACTGCGCAGTGGGGAAGTCCGCGTAAATGGGAAACGCATCGAGCCGAATTACCGATTAAAAATCGGCGACACTTTACGCTTGCCGCCTGTTCGCACCGCTAAACCTGTAAAACAGGCCGGGAATGCGTTTCCAAACCTGCGGCTGGAGGTATTGTTTGAAGACGACGTGCTGCTTGTCATCAATAAACCCGCCGGTGTCGCGGTGCACGGCGGCAGCGGGGTCAGCAGCGGGATTGTCGAGCTTCTGCGCATGCGCAAGCCCAAAGCTCCTTTTTTAGAATTGGTGCATCGGCTCGACCGTGAGACGTCTGGCGTATTGCTGCTCGCGAAAAAAAGGAGTGCGCTTATTACACTCCACCAAAGGTTGCGCGAAGGACAGGTTGAAAAACGCTATCTCGCGATGGTCAAAGGCAGGTGGATTAATCAAAAGCAGAGCGTCGAACTTCCACTGCATAAATACGTGACGGCCGCCGGCGAGCGTCGAGTTACCGTGAATCCGCGCGGCCAAGCCGCACATACCCTGTTTTATCTGCGCAAGAGCTGGCAGGAATTCAGCTTGCTTGAAGCAGAGCTTAAAACAGGACGTACCCATCAAATTCGCGCGCATCTTGCGCACCTGGGATTTCCGATTCTGGGTGACCCCAAATACGGTGATTTTGCGTTAAATCGGTTTTTGGCGACAAGGGGTCTAAAACGCATGTTCTTGCACGCCTTCAGGTTGGTGGTCCAACATCCGAGAACGGGCCAAGCCTTGCGCCTGGACGCGCCGTTGCCAACGGACTTGGAGCAGTTTGTCGACGAACTGGGACGACCAATGTGA
- a CDS encoding S49 family peptidase — protein sequence MPENNFPDSNWERQVIEKLAYSALQEQRRARHWGIFFKLLLFIWLFGMLFLIVGWLGKTEVPLAGKHTSLVDLDGIIAPDTDNSAENIISGLQQAFKDKNTKGVILRINSPGGSPVQAGDINDGIRRLRAKYPDIPIYVVVDDICASGGYYVAVAADKIFVNKASIIGSIGVLIDGFGFTGTMQKLGIDRRLLTAGENKGFLDPFSPLIPAQKAYAQKMLDEIHQQFIQVVRQGRGKRLKETPDLFSGLVWTGEESVKLGLADGLGDVDYVAREVVKAEEVVDYTPHESVVERFARHFGGAMGKALLGSAGWSLR from the coding sequence ATGCCGGAAAACAATTTCCCTGACAGCAACTGGGAACGCCAAGTCATAGAAAAACTCGCGTATTCGGCGCTGCAAGAGCAGCGCAGGGCGCGTCATTGGGGTATCTTTTTCAAGTTACTCCTCTTTATATGGCTGTTTGGTATGCTTTTTCTCATAGTTGGCTGGCTGGGAAAAACCGAAGTGCCGCTTGCAGGCAAGCACACATCGCTCGTTGATCTTGATGGGATCATAGCGCCTGACACCGATAACAGCGCCGAGAATATTATTTCCGGGTTACAGCAGGCATTTAAAGACAAGAACACAAAAGGCGTTATTCTGCGTATCAACAGTCCTGGCGGTAGTCCCGTGCAGGCAGGTGACATAAATGACGGGATTCGTAGGCTACGAGCGAAATATCCGGATATCCCTATATATGTGGTCGTAGATGACATCTGTGCGTCGGGGGGCTACTACGTTGCGGTGGCCGCAGACAAGATATTTGTTAATAAGGCTAGCATCATCGGCTCGATCGGCGTGCTGATAGATGGCTTCGGGTTCACCGGAACAATGCAGAAGCTCGGCATTGACCGCCGTTTACTTACCGCGGGGGAAAACAAGGGTTTTCTTGACCCATTCTCTCCGTTAATTCCGGCACAGAAAGCGTACGCACAAAAGATGCTTGACGAGATTCACCAGCAATTCATTCAGGTCGTTCGGCAAGGCAGGGGTAAACGCTTAAAGGAAACTCCAGACCTGTTCAGCGGCCTTGTATGGACAGGCGAGGAAAGCGTCAAGCTAGGATTGGCTGACGGCCTGGGTGACGTAGATTATGTTGCGCGCGAGGTCGTTAAGGCAGAAGAGGTGGTCGATTACACGCCGCATGAAAGTGTTGTCGAGCGTTTTGCACGGCACTTTGGCGGCGCGATGGGCAAGGCGCTGTTAGGCAGTGCGGGCTGGTCCCTGCGTTAG
- a CDS encoding SAM-dependent methyltransferase, translating to MPGTLYLIPAPLGHNDISWVVPHGVKRVISKLDSFIVEDAKSARQCLARLGVSAPLQTIKFSVLNEHTRPAELTDLIKPLLSGKNLGLMSEAGCPAVADPGANLIALAHAHGIRVVPLVGPSAILLALMASGLNGQRFAFHGYLPVDSAERARKIAELEKASKILDQTEIFIEAPYRNAKLLQSLLHFCDKGTLLCLATDISLATENITTKRIGDWKSAPPDINKRPTVFLLYAG from the coding sequence ATGCCTGGTACGCTTTACCTCATCCCCGCGCCGCTTGGGCACAATGATATTTCTTGGGTCGTTCCGCATGGCGTTAAGCGCGTTATTTCCAAGCTCGATTCTTTCATCGTGGAAGACGCGAAAAGCGCGAGACAATGTCTCGCGAGATTGGGCGTTTCCGCGCCGTTGCAAACCATTAAATTCAGTGTTCTCAACGAGCACACGCGGCCTGCCGAGCTAACAGATTTAATTAAACCGTTACTATCGGGAAAGAATCTAGGCTTGATGTCCGAGGCCGGTTGCCCCGCCGTGGCGGACCCCGGTGCAAACTTGATAGCGCTGGCGCATGCCCACGGCATTAGGGTGGTGCCGTTGGTCGGTCCTTCGGCCATATTGCTGGCGCTGATGGCCTCAGGACTGAACGGTCAGCGCTTCGCGTTTCACGGCTATTTGCCGGTTGACAGCGCGGAAAGAGCACGGAAAATCGCGGAACTTGAAAAGGCATCGAAAATCCTCGACCAAACGGAAATTTTCATCGAGGCACCTTATCGCAACGCCAAGTTACTGCAAAGCCTGCTCCATTTCTGCGACAAAGGCACCTTGTTATGCCTTGCCACCGATATTTCGCTCGCAACCGAGAACATCACGACCAAACGTATCGGCGACTGGAAAAGTGCGCCGCCGGACATCAACAAACGGCCCACGGTCTTTTTGCTCTACGCGGGCTAA
- a CDS encoding Maf family nucleotide pyrophosphatase has translation MPLLVLASTSPYRRELLERLLLPFSIAAPDVDETPLQGELPAQTATRLAQAKALKVGSQWPRALIIGCDQVAALDGTRLGKPHTRENAFKQLQLMCGKTAEFYTAVCLLNTTTGQTQTKVVHNQVRFRRLSDSQIGNYLDKERAFNCAGGAKLEGLGIALIAAVHGEDPWALIGLPLIALVEMLKNEGVDPL, from the coding sequence ATGCCGCTGCTGGTTTTGGCATCGACTTCCCCCTACCGGCGCGAGTTGCTTGAGCGTCTCCTGCTCCCCTTCTCTATTGCGGCACCCGATGTTGACGAGACGCCTTTGCAAGGCGAATTACCTGCGCAAACTGCAACCCGGCTCGCTCAGGCTAAAGCGCTCAAGGTCGGCAGTCAGTGGCCGCGCGCGCTTATCATCGGTTGCGACCAGGTTGCTGCTCTCGATGGGACGCGACTTGGTAAACCTCACACGCGCGAAAACGCGTTTAAGCAGCTGCAATTGATGTGCGGAAAGACCGCAGAGTTCTACACTGCTGTGTGTCTGCTTAACACCACAACGGGCCAAACCCAAACCAAGGTCGTTCATAATCAGGTACGCTTCCGCCGCTTGAGCGATTCCCAGATTGGCAATTACCTGGATAAAGAGCGGGCCTTTAACTGTGCCGGTGGTGCCAAATTGGAAGGATTGGGTATCGCGCTAATCGCAGCGGTGCATGGCGAAGACCCCTGGGCACTGATCGGGTTGCCGCTTATCGCGCTGGTCGAAATGTTGAAAAACGAAGGTGTGGATCCGCTTTAA
- a CDS encoding YceD family protein: MSEQIMINSLEFSRGAEVLRGKISSGKLERLSDYLYSTQGPIEYELSGAVDPDGKSLLHLAIRGKLYLKCQRCLEKLEHDLDLVSDLLLIENEKQFPEITDESEGTDCILADTELNVLALLEEEIILKLPVSPRHDAACGVASFANSKNVQSVFATLAALKKSTK; encoded by the coding sequence ATGTCTGAACAGATTATGATCAATAGTCTGGAATTTTCACGCGGTGCTGAAGTTTTGCGTGGTAAAATATCAAGCGGGAAATTGGAGCGGTTGAGCGACTATCTGTACTCTACTCAGGGCCCCATTGAGTACGAGTTGAGTGGAGCCGTCGACCCCGACGGAAAATCGCTCCTTCATCTTGCGATCAGAGGCAAACTTTACCTCAAGTGCCAGCGCTGCCTCGAAAAATTAGAGCATGATTTGGATTTGGTTTCAGATCTTTTGCTGATTGAGAATGAAAAGCAATTCCCAGAAATTACTGACGAGAGCGAGGGTACAGATTGCATATTGGCCGATACGGAACTAAACGTTTTGGCCTTGCTTGAGGAAGAAATTATATTGAAACTGCCCGTTTCACCCAGGCATGACGCAGCATGTGGCGTGGCTAGCTTTGCCAATAGCAAAAATGTCCAGTCGGTTTTTGCGACTCTCGCAGCGCTGAAAAAATCTACAAAATAA
- the rpmF gene encoding 50S ribosomal protein L32, translated as MAVQQNKKSPSKRGMHRAHDFLANPPLAVEPTTGEVHLRHHISPNGYYRGKKVMPGKGE; from the coding sequence ATGGCAGTACAGCAGAACAAAAAGTCTCCGTCCAAACGCGGCATGCACCGCGCCCATGATTTTTTGGCAAACCCGCCGCTGGCGGTCGAGCCGACGACAGGGGAAGTGCATTTGCGCCACCATATCAGCCCCAACGGCTATTACCGCGGAAAAAAAGTAATGCCCGGCAAGGGCGAATAG
- a CDS encoding beta-ketoacyl-ACP synthase III: MYSRIAGCGSYLPEKIITNHDLEAIVDTSDAWIFSRTGIRQRRIAAENEKASDLAFHASRKAMQAAHVRSDDIDLIIVATSTPDMIFPSTACILQAKLGIKTCAAFDIQAVCSGFVYALATADLFIRSGKSRCGLVVGAEVYSRILDWSDRGTCVLFGDGAGAVVVNQSNVPGIISTHLHADGSYHQQLAVPGSIADGKVTGNPHVVMDGNAVFKFAVKVMSEMVDETLAANNLKKSDVSWLIPHQANIRIIQATAKKLGLSMDRVIVTVDRHANTSSASIPLALDDAVKDGRIKAGELILMEAVGGGFTWGSVLLRW; this comes from the coding sequence ATGTATTCGCGAATCGCAGGTTGTGGCAGTTATCTGCCCGAAAAAATAATCACCAACCACGATCTCGAGGCCATCGTTGACACTTCGGATGCGTGGATTTTTAGCCGTACGGGGATCCGCCAGCGGCGTATCGCGGCAGAGAACGAAAAGGCGAGCGACCTCGCCTTTCATGCCAGCAGGAAAGCCATGCAGGCGGCACACGTAAGGTCCGACGACATTGATCTGATTATCGTCGCAACCAGCACTCCGGATATGATTTTTCCCAGCACCGCTTGCATCCTGCAGGCCAAGCTGGGCATTAAAACCTGCGCGGCGTTTGACATCCAAGCCGTATGCAGCGGTTTTGTGTATGCACTGGCCACTGCTGATTTGTTTATTCGCTCGGGAAAATCCCGCTGCGGCTTGGTTGTCGGCGCAGAAGTGTATTCACGCATCCTCGATTGGTCGGACCGCGGCACATGCGTCTTGTTCGGTGATGGCGCCGGCGCGGTGGTCGTGAACCAAAGTAACGTGCCTGGGATTATCTCCACTCATCTTCATGCGGATGGAAGCTACCACCAGCAGCTTGCGGTACCGGGAAGCATTGCCGACGGTAAAGTAACGGGCAACCCGCACGTGGTGATGGACGGCAATGCCGTGTTCAAATTTGCTGTCAAGGTCATGAGCGAAATGGTGGACGAAACTTTGGCAGCAAACAATCTTAAAAAAAGCGATGTAAGCTGGCTAATTCCTCATCAGGCAAATATACGTATCATCCAGGCTACCGCAAAGAAGCTGGGTTTGAGCATGGATCGGGTCATCGTTACAGTCGACCGTCATGCAAATACGTCTTCAGCTTCAATTCCCTTGGCACTGGATGACGCAGTTAAGGACGGGCGCATCAAGGCCGGAGAACTTATTTTGATGGAAGCAGTCGGTGGCGGGTTTACTTGGGGTTCAGTGCTTTTGCGTTGGTGA
- the fabD gene encoding ACP S-malonyltransferase, with amino-acid sequence MRFAFVFPGQGSQSVGMMRGYSDLPAVRRTFEEASNILNQNMWILAENGPESEQNLTVNTQPLMLVAGVSVYRAWEQLQGAEPVLLAGHSLGEYSALVASGAISFVDALPLVRFRAEIMQRAVPDGTGGIAAILGLEDEQVRSVCLEAARGEVLETVNFNSPGQVVIAGHKSAVLRGIETAKAKGAKRAVLLPMSVPSHCSLMREAANQLKQRLESVTFTKPRVPVMQNADLGTHLQPDTIKDALVRQLYNPVHWVKTIQALMRDGITYVAECGPGKVLTGLNKRIAANLGMTALVDTTSLKQGLTVMV; translated from the coding sequence ATGAGGTTTGCGTTCGTATTTCCAGGGCAAGGTTCGCAATCGGTGGGCATGATGCGCGGTTATTCGGATTTACCCGCGGTGCGCAGGACTTTTGAAGAAGCGTCAAATATCCTGAATCAAAATATGTGGATTCTTGCCGAGAACGGTCCGGAATCGGAGCAGAATTTAACGGTGAATACGCAGCCACTGATGCTGGTAGCCGGCGTTTCAGTGTACCGGGCTTGGGAACAGCTGCAGGGCGCGGAGCCGGTGTTGCTGGCGGGCCACAGTTTGGGGGAATACTCTGCCCTGGTAGCGAGTGGCGCGATATCTTTTGTCGATGCGTTACCGTTGGTGCGTTTTCGGGCTGAAATTATGCAACGGGCGGTACCTGACGGCACGGGCGGGATCGCCGCGATCCTGGGATTGGAGGATGAACAGGTGCGCTCCGTATGCCTTGAGGCGGCGCGTGGCGAAGTGTTGGAGACGGTGAATTTCAACTCGCCGGGACAAGTGGTGATTGCAGGCCATAAATCGGCAGTACTGCGAGGTATAGAGACGGCCAAAGCCAAAGGCGCGAAGCGCGCAGTACTGCTACCAATGAGTGTGCCGTCCCATTGTTCCCTGATGCGTGAAGCCGCGAACCAGCTTAAACAGCGCTTGGAATCTGTAACATTTACCAAGCCGCGAGTTCCAGTGATGCAAAATGCGGATCTCGGCACTCATTTACAGCCAGACACGATCAAGGATGCCTTGGTGCGGCAGCTTTATAATCCGGTGCATTGGGTTAAAACCATTCAAGCTTTAATGCGGGATGGCATTACCTATGTCGCCGAATGTGGACCGGGCAAAGTTTTGACCGGACTGAATAAGCGTATAGCAGCAAACCTGGGAATGACGGCATTGGTTGACACTACCAGCCTAAAACAGGGTTTGACCGTGATGGTATAG